The Deinococcus sp. LM3 genomic sequence TGCGGTTGCTGGTGAACTCGCCACCCTTGCCGTACAGGATGAAGTCGTTGGCGCTGTTCCACGACTCGATCACCTGCAAGCCCTCGTGGATCTCGCGGCGCAGGCTCTCTTGGCGCAGATAGTCGCACAGGAAAGCGGTTTTCACCGCTTTCCCCAACTCAGCCAGCGCCCGGTACGTCGGGTGCTGCACGTTCTGGCGGGTAAAGCGCCGCAGGATGCTCTCGGCGTCCGCCGTCCCAGCCGCAGGGCGGTGGCGAGCTTGATCATCTCATCGTATTGCTGCTCGATCAGCTCCCACTGGATCGGGCGGGTCAGGATCGCTTGCAGGTGGACGTATTTTTCTGGCTCGCCCTTATTGGGGCGGTACAGCTTCTGGTGCTTGATGTTCTTCAGACGCGGCAGAAGCTGAAAGCCGAGTAGCTGACAGAATGCGAAGCCCACCTCGCTCTGGCCGTGGGTGTCTACGTAATTCTTGTCCACCGCCATCTCGGTGTCGTGCCGAAGCACGCCCTCGATCATGGCGGCCACCTCGCTGCTGGAACAGCTTTTGAGCTGGCTGTAAATGCACACCGAATGCTGCTCGACGTGCCAGTACACCATCACGCCGGGACCGCCGTAGCGGGCGTGCCACTCGGTCATCAGGTTCTGGTCCCAGGCCCCGAACTTCTTGCTGTCCGAGGCGCAGGCGGTGGTGGCCTCGCCCCACAGCGTGGCGTCCCTAGCCTGAAAGATGGCGTTGCACACGCGGCTGATCGCTGCCCGGAGGTGTTCCTTGTGGACGTAGCGACGACGGATGTACTGGAGGTCAGCGAAGCTGTCCTCCCGCCCCCACTGCACATCCGCTTCAGGCCCGCGTTGGTGCCGATGCCGTGCAGACACAGCAGCAATCGGCGCTGCACCACCTCACGGCTCAGCACCTCACGGGCTGCCACCGAATGGAAGGCGGTGGTGAACCCGGTCCGCAGTTCCGTTTCTTTCAGGACATCCAGCAGGTTGGTCATCGGCCAGCGCTGTACCAGCGCCGCGGCCAGCCGGGTGATGTTCTGCGGTTCGGGGAGGGCGGCCAGCGGCGAGATTGACAGCCGCCCCTTCCCCTTCTTCGACGTGACCAGCTTGACTCTGGCGTTGGTGGGAAGATCGGTGTTCAGTGCGTCCAGCGCGGTTTCCATGTGGGTGCGAAGCTGACGGGTAAACGTCTGAGCTTCACCCGGTTGGGCCAGGGCCGAGTAGTACTCGGCCCGTTTCTGCTCGAAGTCGCCGGGAAGGTCCTCATCGGGATTGCGGAAACGCCCGGCTCCCTCGACCCAGACCTCCTTGCAGCGGATCTTGTCACGCAGCGTGGTCAGGACGCACATCTCGTAGGTGACGCGGTTGACCTTGCGCCCCTCGACGTCATCGAGGACCAGGGCCTGCCAGTCGTCCTTGACGACACCACCCAGCGGCACGTCCTCGTTCAGGGGAAAGGTCAAGGTCCGGCGGTCCCGGTATTTCGCCAGCAGCTCCAGCGCCCGCATGATGGGCCGGTGGCGGTCGTTATTGCAGCGGAAGGTCAGGGCGTCCAGCAGCAACGAGATGGCCCGCGATAATGGTGGCCGTAGGAATTGCGCGTAACCAGGCGCACCTGGCGGTCATAGTTGCCCTCGGCCTCCATCTCGCGGATCAGGTCATCGAGAACCGGCTCCGGCACCACCGGATAGATCACTTCCCGTACTGCTCCTTCCGGCTGAGCGCGGGCGGCCTTCGCCAGCTTGAACAGCAGCGCACTCTTGCCCCTGACCCGCCGGAGTTGCCGCAGCAACTCCGCCTCCACCTTGCTCTCGGCGTGGGTGCCGATGTGGTGGGCCACCCGGATGAGCAGTTCCACCAGGTCATCGGTGACTTCGGTCTGGCGTTGCCAGCACAGCGCGGCCAGCAGGACATGGCGCAAGGGGGCGGGATGGCGTCGCAATTCGCGGGGCGGTTCGCTGGCCGCCCGGCGACGGTACTGCCCGACGACTCTGGGCGGAACGCCAGTGAAAACCTCGGAAGTCAGCCCCAGGGCGCGCAATTCGTCGAGCTTGGCGAGTTCTTCGAGGACGGTGTCCACCTTGACCCGCCCGGCGGTGTCCTTGAGCGCGGCCAGCGTGGAGCGGATGACCAGAAGGGGTTGCAGGTCATCTGCCGCCGCGTCAGTGCTGATCAAAGCGTCCAAGGACTGACAGGACTGGGGCTTGAGGCGAGCCTGAATGCCTTGCAACCAGCGGGCTTCCTGCCTGTTCACGGCAGCGCGCAGGCAACGTCCCAGGCGTTCCGCCGTGGGCGGAACGAGGCGCTCTCCCGCAAAAACTCTCGTCCCTGCTGTTTCAAGGTTTCCGAGTCTGAATTGAGATCGGCGATCAGAGGCATGAGATGGGCGATCAACGCGGTTTCATCCAGCCCCGAAAGGCCCGGAAGCCACAGAAGTGTGCCACCTCATCGCGGTAACGCCGAGCGGTTCGGGTGGACCAGTCCACCTCCGCCCAGCATGCCGGGGAGACCGCAAGCTGCTGGGCCAGGAAATCGACGACCACCCGGGCACCCTTGGGGATGGTCCAGAAACTCGCCCTGGGCTGAAAGGTCTTGAGCAGCGCAGCCAGACTTAGCGAGGCCGCCTCGCCCTTGAAGCCCAGGAACGCCCGTTCTGGATGGGTCAGGGTGAACTGCCCAGCCAGCTCTTCGGGGGACCAGTCGTGTTTCACGCGCCAGCTAACGCCGGAGCAGTCGGGTGATGGTGCTGGGATGGACCCCGAATAGGCGGGCACACTGCGCCGCTGTCCGCCGCCCGGACCCACCGACTCGCGGATGTCCTGTTCCTGATGGGCAAGAGCTTGCGTTTGCGGCCTCCAACACGCCCTTCCAGCCGGGCCTGTTCCAGGCCCGCGCGGGTTCGTTCCCGGATCATGGCCCGCTCGAACTCCGCGAAGGCCCCACCATCTGCATCATCATTCGGCCCGCCGGGGTGGTGGTGTCGATGGCTCCGTCAAGCTGCGAAAGCCTACGCCCCGATCTCCCAGCAGCTCCATCAGGTGAAGCAGATCCTTGAGGCTGCGGCTGAGTCGGTCCAGCTTCCAGACGATGACCACATCCCCTTCTCTGAGCTGGTCGAGCATCTTGTGGAGTTCGGGCCGGTCCCAGCGGCCCCCGAAGCGTGTTCGGTGAACACGCGCTCAGCCCCACCGTCCTTCAGCGCCCGCAGTTGCGCGGCGGTGTCCTGTTCGTGTTGCTTGCTGACGCGGGCATAGCCAATCTGCATGGGGCCTCCGGGTTGCGAAACAGGTTGCCATTCGCTCATTTGCAATAGTTTCGCAATGTGGGAAGTAGCCTGCATCAGATGGTCCGACATTGCACAGACGCTCGTTTGTGCAAGCTTAGGCTACATGGCGACCCGCTGAAGGATGCCGCAAATCTGCAACTCTGGGGAGGATATTTTTTCTATCCTGGGACCGGGAGGAGGCCTTGCCACATTTCGCCTCCCTCGACTTGTCAACTCAGGAGGGTGTATGAAAAGAGTTAGCCTTTTGGTCATCACGCTGCTGCTTGCTGGATGTGGTCAGACAGATCTTGCCCGACTGTGCGAGAGAGCGACTCATCGAGCGCCGTCACCGATTCTCGCCCAGAAGGGCCGACTTTTGCTGCACAGGACACACTAAAGTCTGGCGGCGATCTCACAGCACAGGACGTCACTGGTTGCACGAAGGAGGTTTCAAACCCTCACCAATCGGGCCACAATAACGCCGAGATCATCACCAAGGGGCAGTTAACCTGTGGGCCTACTAATCAGGATTTACGTGCGTACATTACCGTTTACATGTGGCACTCTAGTGGATGACCACAGGCATGACGATGGTTATTCATCGCAGTGGTAGTGACGTTTGAGCTTGTCCCGTGCCGCCGATATCGAAAACTGCCAATTCGCCCGCACCGACCGCGCATTGCGGTCGGTTTCCCACGCCAGCAACTCCGCTTCGACGGCATCCACACTGGCCAAGCGCTGCCCCAGACACTGTCGTTGCAGGACTGACCACTCCAGTTCCGCCATGTTGAGCCACGACGCATGTTTGGGCGTGTACACCACTCGAAGCGTCGGCTCAGCCGACGCGCCTCCTCCGCCGGGAGATGTTGATACAGCGCGGCCGGACTGTGCGTCGACAACTGATCCAGCACCAGCACGATCCTGTCCGCTGCCGCGTACCGCATGTCCAGCGCCTGGAGCTGTGCCGCGAACTCGGCGTTGCCTCGCCGTTCCGTGACCGTCACGGTGCGCTGACCCATCAGCGGTTCAAAAGCCACGAAGAAATTCACTGTGCCAGCGCTTGTATTCATGATCGACCCGTGCCGGGTATCCGGCACGGGTGGCAGCGGATCGCGCACGTGATCGAGCATCTGGTAGGACTTCTCATCGAAGCAGATCACCGGCCGACGGGCATCGTAGGGCAGGGCGTACGTATCCAGTACGGCTTCCATCCGCCACACGAAGTCTGCGCCTACCTGAGCGACACACCACTCTCGACCTGCCACGGCTTGAGGACGTTTTTTTCAGCGTGCGCCGGACAGTTTCATCACTGATGCTGTCTACGACCCCCAGTGTCACCAGACGATCAGCCAGCAACTGCATCGTCCAGGTTTCGCGCCCGACGGGCGCAGAGCACACTTCGGCAATGAGGATGGCCGTCCCGTGAGCATCAAGTTTGGGCGGCTGTTTCGGCCGGGCTCTTTCGTACAGGGCGGCCTTCAGGCCGCCCTGTACGAACTTGCGCCGGATGGAGGCGACGGTCACGGTGCTGACGCCCACCGCTCGGACGTTCCGATCCTTCAGTCCCTGGTCACTGAGCAGTAACAGGCGGGCGCGGGTCATGACCCGCGCACTGTGGACGCCTTTGCGGGTCATGTCCGTCAGTTCCTGCCGCTCGTGTGGCGATAACGCCACCACAAACTGTTTCTGTCGTCCCATCCCTCAGCTTAAATCAAGCCAAGCCTG encodes the following:
- a CDS encoding Tn3 family transposase, whose translation is MSARHRHQRGPEADVQWGREDSFADLQYIRRRYVHKEHLRAAISRVCNAIFQARDATLWGEATTACASDSKKFGAWDQNLMTEWHARYGGPGVMVYWHVEQHSVCIYSQLKSCSSSEVAAMIEGVLRHDTEMAVDKNYVDTHGQSEVGFAFCQLLGFQLLPRLKNIKHQKLYRPNKGEPEKYVHLQAILTRPIQWELIEQQYDEMIKLATALRLGRRTPRASCGALPARTCSTRRTGRWLSWGKR
- a CDS encoding transposase; translated protein: MVYTPKHASWLNMAELEWSVLQRQCLGQRLASVDAVEAELLAWETDRNARSVRANWQFSISAARDKLKRHYHCDE
- a CDS encoding recombinase family protein, with translation MSDHLMQATSHIAKLLQMSEWQPVSQPGGPMQIGYARVSKQHEQDTAAQLRALKDGGAERVFTEHASGAAGTGPNSTRCSTSSEKGMWSSSGSWTDSAAASRICFT
- a CDS encoding recombinase family protein, with the translated sequence MVIVWKLDRLSRSLKDLLHLMELLGDRGVGFRSLTEPSTPPPRRAE
- a CDS encoding DUF4158 domain-containing protein → MKHDWSPEELAGQFTLTHPERAFLGFKGEAASLSLAALLKTFQPRASFWTIPKGARVVVDFLAQQLAVSPACWAEVDWSTRTARRYRDEVAHFCGFRAFRGWMKPR